A genomic window from Fusarium verticillioides 7600 chromosome 5, whole genome shotgun sequence includes:
- a CDS encoding serine/threonine protein kinase, producing MLFSSRFTFALGALLSFITNASAASGEGSFPDFISNWALFRRWEDITASIPVFDVPGIDDLTMGEWVNSEKKLTWECYTLTKDSLVANSLTVIIDKATLTWTDSDNQPQQQTVVSKRSGIKSGDGNAIMYGARLQKALDHPNILPINHIVYGKGGVKDYGFAIMPYVQEGSVADNLGSLTDVNGAFKQMLAAVAAVSAAGIIHRDLKPENFLKDGDTIKLMDFDQSRDIGTTVQMDVGTPSYTAPEIIVGRDYTTKADTFSLAMSFLVMSVPDLRNSDDRFQLWKDLIEPPNTSYERVTADKTEEILRGRNYGVFNGNDGLLKVIAKAMCSESEGRYTPAEFETAFNGAT from the exons ATGCTTTTCTCAAGTCGCTTCACTTTTGCCCTCGGGGCTTTACTCTCGTTCATTACCAACGCCAGCGCTGCTTCTGGTGAAGGTAGTTTCCCTGATTTTATTTCTAATTGGGCTCTTTTCCGAAGATGGGAGGACATCACAGCTTCTATCCCCGTCTTTGACGTCCCCGGCATAGATGACCTCACCATGGGCGAGTGGGTTAACTctgagaagaagttgacctGGGAGTGCTACACGCTCACCAAGGACAGCCTCGTCGCTAACAGCTTGactgtcatcatcgacaaagcTACCTTGACCTGGACCGACTCTGATAACcagccgcagcagcagactgTTGTTAGTAAGCGCAGTGGTATCAAGTCTGGTGATGGCAACGCCATCATGTACGGCGCTCGTCTGCAGAAGGCCCTTGACCATCCTAATATTCTTCCCATCAACCATATTGTTTACGGCAAGGGAGGCGTGAAGGACTATGGTTTCGCCATCATGCCTTATGTTCAGGAGGGCTCTGTGGCTGATAACCTCGGCAGTCTGACTGATGTGAACGGTGCCTTCAAGCAGATGCTCGCTGCCGTTGCTGCTGTCTCGGCCGCGGGTATTATTCATCGCGATCTCAAGCCCGAGAACTTTCTCAAGGATGGAGATACCATTAAACTCATGGACTTTGATCAGTCGCGAGACATTGGTACAACTGTTCAGATGGACGTTGGCACTCCTTCATACACCGCCCCAG AAATCATCGTTGGCAGAGACTACACTACCAAGGCTGACACTTTCTCTCTGGCCATGAGTTTCCTCGTCATGTCTGTTCCTGACCTACGAAACTCTGATGACCGATTCCAGTTGTGGAAGGATCTCATTGAGCCTCCCAACACCAGCTACGAGCGTGTCACAGCGGACAAGACTGAGGAGATCCTCCGGGGGAGAAACTATGGTGTTTTCAACGGTAACGATGGTCTTCTGAAGGTCATCGCCAAGGCCATGTGTAGCGAGAGTGAAGGACGCTACACTCCTGCTGAGTTCGAGACAGCTTTTAACGGAGCGACATAA
- a CDS encoding MFS transporter, SP family, general alpha glucoside:H+ symporter — translation MASYPEKSIDTQHDETVSPEALASEAKVAAEAEHHMTLWQAIKTYPKAIGWSVLLSTTLIMEGYDLALLGNLYASPVFNEKFGSWNAEKEKYAVSPAWQSGLSNGARAGEIIGLIIAGWTSDRYGYKMTTIGSLVLIIAFVFVLFFAPNVKVLVLGEVLCGIPWGAFQSVTPAYASEVAPVVLRPYLTTFINMCWVIGQFFAAAVNKGSVGRGDEWAYRIPFGVQWVWPVPILAGVIFAPESPWWYVRKGNRVAAKKSLLRLTSPQQPNFNADETIAMIEHTNEMEKNLKEGTTYKDCFRGVDLRRTEIVVGIWLVQTLGGQNLMGYFSYFLTQAGMDASNSFSLSMGQYALGMVGTMGSWFLMSRVGRRTIHFSGLCSQLLILIIVGSLSFSKDNSSVWAIGGMLILFTFVYDFTVGPVTYSLISELSSTRLKAKTIVMARAAYNASNIFVNVMTNYQLSSSAWNWGARTAYFWAGTCLLSAIWVFFRLPEPKDRTYAELDVLFEKKVPARKFAKTQIDPYSHSVTSEKKLNEKELQ, via the exons atggCTTCTTATCCCGAGAAGAGTATCGACACTCAGCATGACGAGACCGTAAGCCCTGAGGCTCTCGCTTCAGAGGCCAAAGTCGCCGCCGAGGCTGAGCATCACATGACTCTCTGGCAAGCTATCAAGACGTATCCCAAGGCCATCGGCTGGTCTGTCCTTTTATCCACGACGCTCATCATGGAAGGCTATGATCTTGCTTTACTCGGCAACTTGTACGCTTCTCCTGTGTTTAATGAGAAGTTTGGCTCGTGGaatgctgagaaggagaaatatGCTGTTTCTCCTGCTTGGCAATCTGGATTGTCAAACGGTGCTCGTGCAGGCGAGATCAttggtctcatcatcgcGGGTTGGACGTCGGACAGGTACGGCTACAAGATGACGACCATCGGCTCCCTCGTCCTCATAATCGCGTtcgtctttgttctcttcttcgctccCAACGTCAAGGTTCTCGTGCTCGGAGAAGTCCTCTGCG GTATCCCATGGGGCGCGTTCCAGAGCGTTACGCCTGCATATGCATCCGAAGTAGCACCGGTCGTTCTGCGACCTTACCTCACGACTTTTATCAACATGTGCTGGGTAATTGGCCAGTTCTTTGCCGCTGCTGTGAACAAAGGTTCTGTTGGGCGCGGTGATGAGTGGGCTTATCGCATTCCTTTTGGTGTGCAGTGGGTTTGGCCCGTGCCTATCCTGGCAGGTGTTATTTTTGCTCCCGA ATCACCTTGGTGGTATGTTCGAAAGGGTAACCGAGTTGCGGCCAAGAAGTCGCTTTTGAGACTTACTTCGCCCCAACAACCCAACTTTAACGCCGACGAGACGATTGCTATGATTGAGCATACGaacgagatggagaagaacttgaaggaGGGAACGACATATAAAGACTGCTTCAGGGGTGTTGACCTTCGCCGAACTGAGATTGTTGTGGGTATCTGGCTTGTGCAGACTCTCGGTGGCCAGAACCTCATGGGTTACTTCTCATACTTCCTCACCCAAGCCGGTATGGATGCAAGCAACTCTTTCTCTCTGTCAATGGGCCAATACGCTCTTGGAATGGTTGGCACCATGGGTtcttggttcttgatgtccaGGGTTGGAAGACGCACGATTCACTTCTCAGGTCTATGCtctcaactcctcatcctcatcatcgtcggttccctctccttctccaaagaCAACTCCTCCGTCTGGGCTATTGGCGGCATGCTCATTCTCTTCACATTCGTCTACGACTTCACCGTTGGCCCCGTCACATACTCCCTCATCTCCGAGCTCTCGTCGACCCGactcaaagccaagactatCGTAATGGCTCGCGCCGCCTACAATGCTAGCAACATCTTTGTCAACGTCATGACCAACTATCAGCTTTCATCGTCGGCGTGGAATTGGGGCGCTCGCACTGCCTACTTCTGGGCTGGAACTTGTCTCCTCTCTGCTATCTGGGTGTTCTTCAGACTTCCTGAGCCCAAGGATCGTACTTATGCAGAGCTGGATGtcctctttgagaagaaggttccCGCGAGGAAGTTTGCCAAGACGCAGATCGATCCTTATTCGCACTCCGTTACttctgagaagaagctcaacgagaaggaGTTGCAGTAG
- a CDS encoding L-asparaginase translates to MSPSLQSLLALTTLVGSALASPLPELPQLLTRAVSDFECYNASLPNITIYATGGTIAGSAASSDQTTGYKAGALGIKTLIDAVPQLCNVSNVRGVQIANVDSGDINSTILTTLAHRIQDDLDSEHMQGVVVTHGTDTLEESSFFLDLTVKSEKPVVLVGSMRPATALSADGPLNLLSAVRLASSKSAMGRGAMIVLNDKIGSARYTIKTNANSLDTFKAEDQGYLGSFENVEPIFWYPATRPLGHHYFNISTSSTKTALPQVDVLYGHQEADPKLFQEAIENGAEGIVLAGLGAGGWPDKAVEEIKKVLNETEVPVVVSRRTAWGYVDERPFGIGAGYLNPSKARIQLQLALEKKLSIEEIKDIFEYAS, encoded by the coding sequence ATGTCGCCCTCTCTTCAATCCCTGCTCGCCCTCACAACCCTTGTAGGCTCGGCCCTCGCTTCGCCTCTCCCTGAGTTACCCCAGCTCCTCACCCGGGCAGTCAGCGACTTTGAATGCTACAACGCCAGTCTTcccaacatcaccatctacGCCACCGGCGGCACAATCGCCGGCTCAGCTGCGTCTTCTGATCAGACTACGGGCTACAAGGCTGGTGCGTTGGGTATCAAGACTTTGATCGACGCTGTTCCCCAATTATGCAACGTCTCCAATGTTCGCGGAGTGCAGATCGCCAACGTTGATAGTGGAGACATCAACTCTACTATTCTGACTACTTTGGCGCATCGCATTCaggatgatcttgatagcGAGCATATGCAGGGTGTTGTTGTTACTCATGGCACTGATACCCTCGAGGAgtcgtctttcttcttggatTTGACTGTCAAGAGTGAAAAGCCTGTTGTTCTGGTTGGCTCTATGCGACCTGCTACAGCTCTCTCTGCTGATGGtcctctcaacctcctctctGCCGTTAGACTCGCTAGCAGCAAGAGCGCTATGGGCCGTGGAGCCATGATCGTTCTCAATGATAAGATTGGTTCAGCGCGATAtaccatcaagaccaacgccAACTCTCTCGACACCTTCAAGGCCgaagatcaaggctatcTCGGCTCGTTCGAGAACGTCGAGCCTATCTTCTGGTACCCCGCCACTCGACCTCTGGGCCATCACtacttcaacatcagcaccagctccACCAAGactgctcttcctcaagtcgACGTGCTGTACGGTCATCAAGAGGCCGATCCCAAGCTTTTCCAAGAAGCTATTGAGAACGGTGCTGAGGGTATCGTtctcgctggtcttggcgCTGGAGGTTGGCCTGATAAGGCCgttgaggagatcaagaaggttcTCAACGAGACTGAGGTTCCTGTCGTCGTTAGCCGACGCACTGCCTGGGGTTACGTTGATGAGCGACCTTTTGGTATTGGAGCTGGATACTTGAATCCTTCCAAGGCTAGAattcagcttcagcttgctttggagaagaagctgtctattgaggagatcaaggacattTTTGAGTATGCTTCTTAG
- a CDS encoding alpha-glucosidase encodes MGSIIWDDEHQYIGKQPWWKAASFYQVYPASFKDSNNDGWGDLPGLISKLDYLSDLGIDVVWVSPIFESPQKDMGYDVSDYQKIYEPYGSVEDVDILVKECHARGLKIILDLVVNHTSIEHEWFKESRSSKDNPKRDWYIWKPARYDENGVRYPPTNWRGYFACSTWTWDEHTQEYYLHLYAPDQPDLNWDNDECREAIYENTMRFWLDRGVDGFRIDTVNKYSKRRDFVDAPITDPSSPHQPAPEMWCNGPRIHEFIHEMYEKVLGPYNAVSVGELSNTPNPSQVIPYVSAAAKELDMVFEFSMIRLGNGNGFGDKYIYEPFPLSKLKAFVYKWQSFIEGTDAWATAFCENHDNGRAVDRFGDASTPEWWLKSAKTLATWQTTLTGTLFLYQGQEIGMTNMPKSWGIEEYKDIESSNFYAEAVASGDEKRVRDTMHGLQIMARDHSRIPFQWDDSPNAGFADASAKPWMRVHDDYRDINVAKQVKDPNSILSFYKAMLRLRKEYQDIFVFGSFKLLDPEDESLFCYVKESVAPVKGRRGEKRKAVVVLNMSREDRLGPDVPTVLGCSHEDVRLMAYTRETAGGLKVGRPMLAGWESRVYVNFELE; translated from the coding sequence ATGGGCTCCATCATCTGGGACGATGAACACCAATACATAGGCAAACAGCCCTGGTGGAAAGCCGCATCCTTCTATCAAGTCTACCCAGCCAGCTTCAAAGACTCCAACAACGACGGCTGGGGCGATTTACCCGgtctcatctccaagctcgaTTATCTAAGCGATCTTGGCATCGACGTCGTATGGGTATCTCCCATTTTCGAGAGTCCTCAGAAAGACATGGGCTACGACGTCTCAGACTATCAAAAAATCTACGAACCCTACGgcagtgttgaagatgtcgatatTCTCGTCAAAGAATGCCATGCGCGAGGTCTCAAGATTattctcgatcttgttgtGAATCACACGTCGATAGAGCACGAGTGGTTCAAAGAATCGAGGTCTTCAAAGGACAATCCCAAGAGGGATTGGTATATCTGGAAACCAGCGCGGTATGATGAGAACGGCGTGAGATATCCTCCTACGAACTGGAGGGGATATTTTGCGTGCTCGACGTGGACTTGGGACGAGCACACGCAAGAATACTATCTTCATCTTTATGCGCCTGATCAACCTGATTTGAATTGGGACAATGATGAGTGTCGAGAAGCGATTTACGAAAATACTATGCGCTTTTGGCTTGATCGCGGCGTTGATGGGTTTCGCATTGATACCGTTAACAAATACTCCAAGAGGCGAGACTTTGTCGACGCGCCTATCACGGATCCCTCGTCGCCTCATCAGCCTGCGCCTGAAATGTGGTGCAACGGACCGCGCATTCATGAGTTTATCCATGAAATGTATGAGAAAGTCCTTGGGCCTTATAATGCGGTTTCAGTGGGTGAGCTTTCAAACACGCCTAATCCTTCACAAGTCATTCCCTATGTCTCAGCCGCTGCGAAAGAGTTGGACATGGTGTTTGAGTTCTCCATGATCAGACTTGGTAATGGCAATGGGTTTGGTGACAAGTATATTTACGAACCGTTCCCGTTatcgaagctcaaggcgtTTGTGTATAAGTGGCAGAGCTTTATTGAGGGTACAGACGCGTGGGCAACAGCTTTCTGCGAGAACCACGACAATGGCCGTGCGGTCGACCGTTTCGGTGACGCGTCAACGCCAGAGTGGTGGCTAAAGTCAGCAAAGACTTTGGCTACCTGGCAAACGACGCTCACGGGCACTTTATTCCTAtaccaaggacaagaaatTGGCATGACCAACATGCCCAAGTCGTGGGGAATTGAAGAATACAAGGATATCGAAAGCAGCAACTTCTACGCTGAAGCCGTCGCGTCAGGAGACGAGAAGCGCGTTAGAGACACCATGCACGGTCTTCAAATCATGGCGCGTGATCACTCGCGTATTCCCTTCCAATGGGATGATTCACCCAACGCTGGCTTTGCCGACGCGTCTGCGAAGCCATGGATGAGAGTCCACGATGACTATCGCGATATCAACGTCGCTAAGCAGGTCAAAGACCCAAACTCCATTCTCAGTTTCTACAAAGCCATGCTGCGCCTTCGAAAAGAATATCAAGATATCTTTGTATTTGGTTCTTTCAAACTTCTagatcctgaagatgaaTCGCTGTTTTGTTATGTGAAAGAGAGTGTTGCACCTGTTAAGGGACGACGGggtgagaagaggaaggctgttgttgtgttgAATATGAGTCGAGAGGATAGACTTGGCCCGGATGTTCCTACTGTCTTGGGATGCTCGCATGAGGATgtgaggttgatggcgtATACGAGGGAGACTGCGGGCGGATTGAAAGTGGGACGGCCGATGCTTGCGGGCTGGGAGAGTCGGGTTTATGTTAACTTTGAGCTGGAATAG